The nucleotide window ATCATAATTGAGATGACGGATAATGGGCAGAAGTTGATTATGATTAAGATACACTAAATGACAAACGGAGAAGCCATCACCATACATAATTTTCTTAAtcacaataaaataatttcagtTCACAGTTGCTTGCAAGTGTCTTTTGGAGTtgggtaaaaaaaataataataataacatcaacataaatataatttttgaatTATCTACATAAACCATGTTATTGTTATGACTATAATCAcaagtaaaaatttaaaataatagaaatttatcaaaaagataaaataaaaatatatgaaccTTACCCGTATGTTCATGCTATAGTTACAGTCCAAAGCGAttatagctagctagctacagATGATTCCGAATCATCCAAAACCAAGCTATGAATTCCAATTCATACTTGGGTGTTGAAATTGTTGGCGCAAAACCCCATCTCCGAGGGACCCAAGAAGTGCATTAGAGTGAAACGGCGCCGTACCCTGTGGGAGCTGGTTTAGCATAGAAACAAAGGAGGAGTTGCTTTCATCAACCCCACCTGCAGCAGTGGCGCTAATACCACTGTTGAGATCAGCATGAAACCTTTTGCTCGATGAACTTGTagtagcagcagcagcagcagtccCCATCGATCCCGCATCGTTCCAAAACGACGATGAAAGTGGACGTTTCACGGGCAGGTTACTTTTTGAGCTTGAAGTAGATATACCACCAAACTGATCATGATGATGCTGATGATGCTGAtgatgctgatgatgatgatgagagtGAGAGCCTTGTTGATCATTTGACGATAATATACCCTCGAAAAAACCCTCGTGATCATCGTTTTCGAGCAACGCCGTGTAGTTTGTAGTGTGCTTTGGCTGCggcggtggcggtggcggAGCTGGCAATATTGATGACGGGTGGGCAAACATACCGTCCATTGAATTGTTGGAAGAATCCTCGTCCATCATAGGCCTCTGCGCattgtttttcttataaatcCGACACAAAACCCAATCATCAAgctacaagaagaaaaacagtAGATCAAAACCCACAAGTTAACACATGAATTATTGTTTGACAAaccaaataatattaaatgtACCCTTAAAGAGGCTTTTTTGTTGGATGCATCAGGAGGCTTAGAaaagttgttgttgttgttgactAGGCGATACTCGTGCATGATCCAATTGGACTTGATCCCTTTTGGGGGCTTGCCACCATAGAAAACCAGAGCTTTTTTAACGCCGACCTTTTGGTTTCCAATGGATGTTAGAATAGGCTTATCGGTGCCCGTGGCCTTCCAATAACCTGACGTTGCCGCTCTGTTAGGCCTTGCCCCATTCGGGTACTTCCGGTCTCTTGGACTGAAAAAATACCACTCTTGCTCCCCAAACGTCGCCTTGCctatacaaatacaaaatcaaattgaattgaaCTTGCTCATAATTAATGAAATCTATCTAATTGATTAAAGATGACGTACGTACTTGGTAGCTCCCATGGATCAAACTTGTACAAGTCCACCTCGGCGATGATGGTGACCGGTAGAGGAGCGGAGGCGGCCTTTTTCTTGAGATAATGGACCACCAGCTCTTCATCGGTCGGGTGGAACCGGAACCCGGGTGGCAGCTGGGGGTGTGCTTGTGAACCCGATGATGAATCTGTGCTCTCCATCAGTTCCTCTTAATTACTTGTTTAAAGTTGGTGTTCGTatcaccaaaaagaaaaaaagaaagacaaaaataatattgattgatgaagaagaattaGAGCTAAAGCTGTAAATGTTTGAGCAATGGTAGCTGCTAAAGACTAAAGACAGGGGAGGGGAAATGGTGGTGAGGTTGATGAGGTTGATGAGGCAGAGTGGCGGTTAGGTACTAATAAAAGACCCCAAGCGGCACTGGTGATCGGGCGACACGTGGATGCATGACGCAATGGTTTGGCGACACGTGGGGGTTGGGACCATGAATATGGAAGGGGAGGGGTGATGGATGATAAGGAAGGGCAGAAATGGGGGGAGGTTTTGTGGGTCGGATCGGAGGTTTGGAACTGCCTGGTACGCCTTTCATgtcatgcttttcttattGATCAGCCAAACACGCCCAACTAGCTCCCTCTacataacaaattttgtgagTGAGTGacaagagagaaagagagactcCGCACGTGTGTTAATGTGCGTGCTAgacatcattttcttttattttttcggattttttcagatttttaaaTGTAATGGTCTTTGAACTTGTACTCGGATCATTTGTCTCATGTGCGGTGCAGCTATTTGATTCTTTCGTCAATATGAACTTCAATTAGAGGAGTAGAGCCATTCATTCATGTACAAATCACCCATAAAAcgatttattcattttaataGTCATTATTGACGGAATGACTAAATTGTCATGCGTGATACAATTGAAGAAGTaggaaataaattaaaaactgagTTATATAGTTATCATGTACTTTTTCCATATTCCAAATGCAATACCTTTGTCTTATGATCTTGGTGTCAAAGACAGAAAATCTTTATGAGATCTTGAATGAGTCCATGCCCTATTGTGAGGTTAATCTCCACTTGCCTTTTTGACAATTGGTGCATTCTCATTGCATATGTATATTGTATGCATATTTTAGACCTCAAAGTAGCTAGTGGTCAAATTCATTTAACCATAGGAAACAACATTCTaagaaatttggggttttaaCACATGAGGCGGCCTAGGTTAGCTTAGCTAGCAATTTCAGTTGAATGTTGTTTTCGAATGTCTACATATTAGCACATGGGGGACGAGTCCTCCATGCGTCAGAATGCCTGTATGTCATGCTTGGACTTTGACTATATTACATGAACGGTCCTTGTTACTTTTTCCTCTCAATTTGCTTTTAGTAGCCATCCATGCATCATGATATATCCATCACTATCCACAAATTTAGAGGAAGATAAAAAATGTGGTCATTAGCTTTGATTCTCTGGCTTGCTTTATGTCCTTTTTGCTTCTCTACATCACATTTTGTGACCTGAGATGCTTTATTCTTGTGCACTTCATCACAATATCCGAAATTAATAATTGATTGAAAGTAGGTCAAATTTAAGCAAAATCAGTCATTTAGACAATATCCAAAATCAATAACGAAGTCTCGGTGTCAGTCACCTTAAATCATTTGATAAATAAGTAATTTGTgattcaagtggttaagagcatttacctAAGATGTATAAGTTCGATTCCCCCTCCTCTATTATCCGTtgtacaaaaatacaaaaaacatTTGATAGATTCAGACCGTATTTTTAAGTTGAGGCCCAACCTTCTCACTTGCCGGATTGTCTGCTTCTGATGGGCCCATCCATTTGTCCACAGTCCACACGACATGCTGCAAAAAGTGGCTTTCACGACGAGGATCATATGGTGCTTTCAaacatattttttgtttattttaaatatttatcctATCAGaactttatatataataataaaaaccaatCAAGATTGTACACGTGGAAATCCTTGATAATTTAGACGTGTCCAGGCTGTGGCATACGTAGGTAATATCCTATAATATAATTTGTAGCCGTATTTGTAGGGTTACatgaccaaaataaataaatgaaagaagaACAACAGCCTGAATTTGCCTAATTGCTTGTTTATTAGGAAACAAAAAGTTGGGTTGGTGGGGGGTGCCCGTGATTCGTGAACACcacaatttttatttccttgaaAAATCATGGGCATATGACAGCTGCTGCTGCcacatgaatttttatttgtggCTTACAATGTGCGATCCATGAATCACAGATGCAACATTGTGTATTGTGTAAACATGCGCATGCCACATATTCAGTTTTCAGATAATATCTAAAATTAACATGGTATGGACCAAAATTTTGATGAATTGTCTATTATTACATTTATGTCCACTTTTGCCTTGAAACTTCTGTTGACGCtcaagatttatttattttaaatcaaCGAAAAAAGGAATTTCAACTTGAAACATCTTttaattagaaagaaaaaagagttaggtggagttatttatttatttttatgtcaTATTCCATGTTTGACGACCAATGAGTCTTGAAATGGAGAATATTCTTGATTGTATCAAAATGCTTTCACATTGCAAATGAATAGTATGTGTCTATGCGATGCGTGCAAAAGCCACCCTAATAGGAGAGGTCACAAGTTACAACCTTCTTTTACGCTACCATCCACAAATAATATAGTAATAAGTTGTAACCATGGCAGCAAGCAAGTTTTTTTAAGTGCCAGAAGATAAAAGATATTAAATTTTCCACATTAGTCGGGAAAGTCTAGCCCGGCAAAGATTTGTCCTGAAAGAAAAACTTCGCCGCGAATGATCTATCCTGGTGAAACTTTGTCGGCGTAGAACAATATTCGTACAAGCAATCCCCTGAACTTCTCATTCAAtgtgacaaaataaaatatcttctaaagtcaaaatatttattttaacagATTTCTTCTTTGCAAGTACTTTGCAAAATAAATATGGCGGCCTCAAGTCCAAAGATGGATATATAAAGAGAGAGCCATCTTTATCTTCTAGTAGGGACTTAGGGCATACATCTTACAACCATGAGGAGCAACATTTGCAGTCAACCGAAAACGCTTGTTCCTTGAAACAAATGAGTGCTGCAATCAAATGACATTAAGGCATGAGGCACCAAGGGAACACACAAAACAGATATATCAAACGTGAGCAGTGCTACGGTAAGTTGCGCGCGTGGGCTGATGGCCAGATGCATGTGAGGCTCACAATGCATCAGCCCATGCGCGCAAGCATCCTTCTATAAATGCATACATACCGCCCACAGATCTCTGACGACAACAGGCTTATACGGAGAGAGTCCAATGTCCCTCCATGTCACAGATATAGGAGCAACTGACCTGCCTCTGTTCCACAACACTACCACCACTCTTTTCCTTGATAATGGTCCTGCCCACACCTGCATTTCAAATTGACAGCTTATCATATGACTATAGTTTGAAAAGCTGTGACAGGTTATAGAATTTGAACAAACATGGTTAATCAATAGTCTATAAACTAATTgcagaaatgaaggaaaaggGCAAGCATCTGAAACTGCAACATACTTCTAGGCCATCTTTTGAACGCAATTTCCTTGCTTGAACTCCCATTGGATCCTGATTAACATTAATGACCTCCTTGTTTCCAAGGATCTGAAGAGTCTCTTTGCTTGCAGATCGGACGTCACATCCAATAAGTAAAGGAGCCTGTgacaataatatttttggtattATCAGTGTATGCAAGTCAAAGAGGTGACTGAAAGAAAGCAATTAGAAAGTTTGGAGATGATCGCATACTTTCATAACTGCCCAAATGCTAAAATGAGATCTATACTCCTCTAGACTCATCCCTCCATTGCCCACTTCCAACATATCAGGATCTATTACAATCAAATTacatttcaaataaataagtGTACAGGCATTTAAACAAAGATAAGAAACAAGATGGCTCTGGAAATTCTTAAGTTCAATATGGTTTGTAATTGTAACATAAGTTACACAACTACATGGTTTCACTTGAATAACAGAAAATAGACAGTCaataacattttaaaaaaattaccatTCCACTTGCCAGGTCCTGCATATCTCCCCCAAATGTTGTTTTGATCTGCAATCGACGTGATACTGAAATTGTAATGTACACAGGTTAATAAAAGCAAATGATTCAATGTTTCAAGGTTAGAATTCTCTGTCAAATCAGGATTCAGGTTGAGATCTTGAAAGAATTAGAAAAATGAGGAACTGAGAGTGCACCTTGCCCAGGTATCGTTAATGTCTCCTGTAGTTCTCCAAGTATTGCCATACAAACCAGCCCATTTGGCAGGATTCTCTTGTCCCCTTTAAGAACACATTTTTGTGTTAAGGCTTGTTTGATAATACCAAACAGTTTCTAGTGATACAAACACACAGACCTTGTAAACAAATTTAAGACAGGATGATGATGTTATCAAGTACAAGTGACTTGCCATTCGCATAAGGAGTATAGAATCGGCCTTCCAACCTTTTGCAGTGCATAACTCATTCTAGCATATCTTTTTTGAGGCTTAGAACCATCATTGTAACAGTTATCATACTTCAAATAATCGACCCCCTACAGCCAAATGCTCCTATCAGCTGAAGTTCATTCCTTTAACCACAAAAATCAATTACTCATCCTCATGTTGTATAAAAATATCAGATACAAACCCACTCGGCGAAGGTTCTTGCATCTTGCTCTTCATGCCCAAGTGAGCCCGGCAttgtcatgctgcaggtcaTATAGCTAATAtacaaaataatgaaaataaaatgatatgaaCAACAGATAGTCTTCATTTTATATAAACACAGATTTCAGAGATATATTTACCCAGCATCAGAGTATATGCCAAGTTTTAAGCCTCTTGCATGAACATAATCTGCAAGGGTCTTGATTCCAGAAGGAAAAGTAGATGATTTTGCTCTGAGATTACCCCTCGTGTCTCTGTTTTTTTCAGCCCAACAATCATCTGCATTTTAGACCACACCAAGAGTGAGAGTGAGGACCTTGTTATAGGTGGCTAGGAAAGGCAGGATATTCAGAACTAAATAATTAAGTGAAAGTCTGTAAAGATGCCGACCTAAATTCACATATTTGTATCCAACTGCTGCCAATCCAGTTGAAACAAGAGCATCCACTGttctcaaaattcaaacaaatcaacacaaaacGTTATATGATCATTCTTACAAATGAATGGTATACAAATTCAACTGCACAAATTGTGAGAAACCTTTGAAGCCAATTCAATTGAGGCCATTCCTATAATTAATCTTACTGGTAGAAACCTATTATAAAGAAAGTGCACCTATACTGTCGGCTTCAAAGTCAATATCTTTAATTGCAATGAACAAGctttttaatgaaattgtgtATGTAACATTGTTGTGatattgaagaaattttttcatagGAAAACTTTACCAATAGTCTTCACAGTGCTTTCATTTATATTGCATTGGAAGTGATTCCAACTGTTCCAACTGCATTCAAAACCAGTAagccaaattgaaaaaagccaattgCTTTCAAATAAAACTTGGAAACCAGGTAATCCGATGAAAGCAATTCCAAATAGTACTTAATTGATCTTACTTACCCCATTGGAGGTGTTCGAGCAACCCCATTGGCAAGAAGGAACTGATTGTATTCTGCTTGATGGGTATTGTTCCTGAAATTCATAGCATCTATCACatggacaaaaaataaaacaagaaaaaagagaagagaatttCTGTTTCTCCAACCCATTTTGGGAAAAGAGTGTAAAAGGGTGTGTATCTGAAGAATATTCTTATGAGATCTGGGACAGAGCTTAAAGACTGAGGAGGGGCTCTGTTTCTGTGAGTGTGGTTTTACTGTAAATGTGAAAATGGAATACTGCAATCAGATAAGACCCTTCTGGCTTCATGTACAGTTCAATACAACTGCATATGATATGCGGGTGGGTGGGAGACAGATACAACTTCTtggatatatatacatatatatatatgacttTCCTTTAAATGCTACattgatatttatttatttatttttggacgAAATGCTACATTGATATTGAACATGACAAATTAATGGTTCATTTTAAACTCTCAAACTTTGTACAGAAAACCAAGTATTGCACAAAATGCTAAACATTCATTAGCATGACATGAATGAGAAAACCATTATACAACGCACCACAAAGATCCTCACTCATCAATACATAGCACGTACAAAGTAACTAAGACATGAAGGCTCGGCAAGTAAGggaattaaatattttaatttttacttcGAAATAAGTTGCTTGGGTTGGTTGTGCGACTTTGTAGTCTTATCCCTATGATGAGAGTAGTTtactgttttcttttgttgatggTGTTTGGTCGACATATGCTTTGTATTGACCCTTTGTAATTTATTAACGATATTGATGTatttctctttaattttgcATTCACTCTTTGTAGAGAgattacaaataaaatttttagtGCAAAGGATCTATTAGTGTAGTGATTGGACCAAATACTACTCCAAAAAATATTAGAGATTAAAGTTCTGATATCcgtattgtgtgtgtgagaaaacttATAATTCAAAAATGTCTATGACTAATTTTTAGGccaatttttctaaaaagtaaatttcttttaaagttttaacaattttaatgataattctcaaattgtatataatatattaaaaactTGTATAATTTACTTCTACATCTTCAGTTATATTCTGAAGAATAGCATACTTCCCCACTTATACATAAAACAATCTTAGaaataaattacaagaaaaaataaagagtagAAGAAGGAGGTTgagaatagaaaagaaaaagaaaaaagacagtCATGGAATGACAGAAGGGAACCCCAAAAATTACTCCACGGGATGACAGAAGGGAGAAGAGAatcttcagttttttttttccttactttcttttttgtcttggGGTGATAAGGCTGTAAAGGCTAATAAATGGGCTAGGTATTTGTTTTCCCAGAATAGCTGGGCTACCTAGCTATCGACAGCTCTTCTAAAATTCTGGTTGGGCTTCAGCCTTATCTAGATGGAACTGGTCGGTGCAAGCCTATAAATTTAGTATGTTATCGTTCGTCTTAATGTGAAATAtactcataaaaaaacttaaataaaaaa belongs to Prunus persica cultivar Lovell chromosome G4, Prunus_persica_NCBIv2, whole genome shotgun sequence and includes:
- the LOC18778845 gene encoding NAC transcription factor 25, with product MESTDSSSGSQAHPQLPPGFRFHPTDEELVVHYLKKKAASAPLPVTIIAEVDLYKFDPWELPSKATFGEQEWYFFSPRDRKYPNGARPNRAATSGYWKATGTDKPILTSIGNQKVGVKKALVFYGGKPPKGIKSNWIMHEYRLVNNNNNFSKPPDASNKKASLRLDDWVLCRIYKKNNAQRPMMDEDSSNNSMDGMFAHPSSILPAPPPPPPQPKHTTNYTALLENDDHEGFFEGILSSNDQQGSHSHHHHQHHQHHQHHHDQFGGISTSSSKSNLPVKRPLSSSFWNDAGSMGTAAAAATTSSSSKRFHADLNSGISATAAGGVDESNSSFVSMLNQLPQGTAPFHSNALLGSLGDGVLRQQFQHPSMNWNS
- the LOC18778255 gene encoding alpha-galactosidase, producing MGWRNRNSLLFFLVLFFVHVIDAMNFRNNTHQAEYNQFLLANGVARTPPMGWNSWNHFQCNINESTVKTIVDALVSTGLAAVGYKYVNLDDCWAEKNRDTRGNLRAKSSTFPSGIKTLADYVHARGLKLGIYSDAGYMTCSMTMPGSLGHEEQDARTFAEWGVDYLKYDNCYNDGSKPQKRYARMSYALQKVGRPILYSLCEWGQENPAKWAGLYGNTWRTTGDINDTWASITSIADQNNIWGRYAGPGKWNDPDMLEVGNGGMSLEEYRSHFSIWAVMKAPLLIGCDVRSASKETLQILGNKEVINVNQDPMGVQARKLRSKDGLEVWAGPLSRKRVVVVLWNRGRSVAPISVTWRDIGLSPYKPVVVRDLWAHSFVSRNKRFRLTANVAPHGCKMYALSPY